Proteins from a genomic interval of Lacticaseibacillus pabuli:
- the nadE gene encoding ammonia-dependent NAD(+) synthetase: MRELQKQIIETLHAQPTIDVQAEIKRRVEFLKDYMKRYSFMKTYVLGISGGQDSSLAGTLAEKAMTELRAETGDASYKFVAVRLPYGEQADEADAMQAIDFMQADEVMRVNIKPSVDAMYEAVEANDLTISDFNKGNIKARARMIAQYAIAGARNGAVIGTDHAAEAITGFYTKYGDGGADLTPLTGLNKHQGAAMLRELGAPAKLYEKVPTADLEEDRPALADEVALGVTYANIDDYLSGKAVPDDVATKIENWYKKTEHKRHMPATLYDSFWR; encoded by the coding sequence GTGCGAGAACTACAGAAACAAATTATCGAAACGCTCCACGCACAGCCAACGATTGACGTGCAGGCTGAAATCAAACGGCGCGTTGAATTTTTGAAGGATTACATGAAGCGCTACAGCTTTATGAAGACCTACGTGCTCGGTATTTCGGGTGGCCAAGATTCTTCTTTGGCCGGGACATTGGCAGAAAAGGCCATGACCGAATTGCGCGCGGAGACTGGTGATGCCAGCTACAAGTTTGTGGCGGTGCGCCTGCCATATGGTGAACAAGCCGATGAAGCGGACGCCATGCAGGCCATCGACTTTATGCAGGCGGACGAAGTAATGCGCGTGAATATCAAACCGAGCGTCGATGCAATGTACGAGGCAGTTGAAGCCAACGACCTGACCATCAGTGATTTCAATAAGGGCAACATCAAGGCACGCGCGCGGATGATTGCGCAATACGCGATTGCCGGGGCTCGCAATGGTGCCGTGATTGGGACCGACCACGCGGCGGAAGCCATTACCGGGTTCTACACCAAATATGGTGACGGTGGTGCCGATCTGACGCCACTGACCGGCTTGAACAAGCACCAAGGCGCGGCCATGTTGCGGGAACTCGGTGCACCAGCCAAGCTTTACGAAAAGGTGCCAACCGCTGACCTTGAGGAAGACCGGCCAGCACTCGCTGACGAGGTTGCCTTAGGGGTGACTTATGCCAACATTGACGATTACCTTAGTGGCAAGGCTGTCCCTGACGACGTCGCGACTAAAATTGAAAACTGGTACAAGAAGACGGAACACAAGCGCCACATGCCCGCTACCTTGTATGACAGTTTCTGGCGTTAA
- a CDS encoding cation-translocating P-type ATPase, whose amino-acid sequence MADKQYYTQNAEDVMKDLGVNDNGLSTEEASARLAQYGENKLAAKKKKSMLSRFIDQFKDFMIIVLLVAALISGVVVHEWADAAIILAVVILNAVFGVLQESRAEAAIESLQAMTSPNAHVRRAGEILVVPSAEVVPGDIVLLEAGDVVPADMRLFDAANLKIEESALTGESVPVDKTIAAVDADSGIGDRTDMAFMSTNVAYGRATGVVTGTGMDTEVGHIAKMLDNQKENQTPLQANLAKLGRVLTWLILAIAVIVFIVGMVRGAETPADMFLTAVSLAVAAIPEGLPAIVTVILALGTQQMAKHNALVRRLPAVETLGSTDIIASDKTGTLTQNKMTVEQTYFDGELRPASAGVRDGSRLLQIMSFANDTQEQEDGKLLGDPTETALVAYAKTRDYDWAGQLKATPRVAEVPFDSERKLMSTLHQLSDGQVLIATKGAPDELLRQATQIDEEAGVRAMTDADRKQILATNHELATQALRVLGMAYRIVPAVPDKVDSANVEHDMIFAGLVAMIDPERPEAKDAVAEAKSAGIRPVMITGDHRDTAQAISERLGIIEKGDSAAVISGRDLDEMDDKTFDEKVGDYSVYARVAPEHKVRIVHAWQSKGKVVAMTGDGVNDAPALKAADIGIAMGITGTEVAKGASAMILADDNFSTIVRAVKAGRKVFANIQKAIQYLLSANLGEVLTLFAMTMLGWDMLAPVHLLWINLVTDTLPAIALGMEHTEPGIMKQKPRGRSSSFLSGGVGSAIIWQGILEGALTLGVYWLAITFPVHTANAAIHADALTMAYVTLGLIQLFHAFNVKTLHQSLFKIKPFSNKSFNWAILIAAAALAVTVLIPGLSGVFHVTSLDLLQWGMVIGAGILMILIVEIVKFFQRRA is encoded by the coding sequence ATGGCTGATAAACAGTATTACACGCAGAACGCAGAGGACGTCATGAAAGACCTCGGCGTGAATGACAACGGGTTGTCGACTGAAGAAGCAAGTGCCCGGCTTGCGCAATACGGCGAGAACAAGCTTGCCGCAAAGAAGAAAAAGAGCATGCTGTCACGCTTTATTGACCAGTTTAAGGACTTTATGATTATCGTCCTGCTGGTTGCCGCGCTGATTTCCGGTGTCGTGGTCCACGAATGGGCCGATGCCGCGATTATTTTGGCCGTGGTGATCCTGAACGCGGTGTTTGGTGTGCTGCAGGAGAGCCGCGCTGAAGCGGCGATTGAATCCCTGCAGGCCATGACAAGCCCGAATGCGCACGTTCGGCGTGCCGGTGAGATTCTCGTGGTGCCGAGTGCCGAAGTGGTCCCGGGGGATATTGTCCTTCTCGAGGCCGGGGACGTGGTGCCAGCCGATATGCGCCTGTTCGACGCGGCGAACCTCAAAATTGAGGAATCTGCATTGACGGGTGAAAGTGTGCCGGTGGATAAAACCATTGCTGCGGTTGACGCCGATTCAGGAATCGGTGATCGCACGGACATGGCCTTCATGAGCACCAACGTGGCATATGGCCGGGCAACCGGTGTCGTCACCGGTACCGGGATGGATACGGAAGTCGGGCATATTGCCAAGATGCTGGATAACCAGAAGGAAAACCAGACTCCGCTGCAGGCTAACTTGGCCAAACTAGGCCGGGTGCTGACCTGGTTAATCCTGGCTATCGCCGTGATTGTGTTCATCGTGGGGATGGTCCGTGGTGCCGAGACGCCAGCTGATATGTTCCTGACCGCGGTCTCCCTGGCGGTTGCCGCTATTCCAGAAGGCTTGCCCGCTATTGTCACGGTTATTCTGGCATTGGGCACCCAACAGATGGCCAAGCACAACGCGCTCGTTCGGCGTTTGCCGGCCGTTGAAACACTGGGTAGTACCGACATTATCGCTTCTGATAAGACCGGGACGCTGACTCAGAACAAGATGACCGTTGAGCAGACCTACTTCGACGGCGAACTGCGCCCTGCAAGTGCGGGCGTACGTGATGGGAGCCGCTTGCTGCAAATCATGAGTTTTGCCAATGATACGCAAGAGCAAGAGGATGGCAAGCTACTCGGTGACCCGACCGAGACGGCATTGGTCGCGTATGCGAAAACACGTGACTACGACTGGGCTGGTCAGCTGAAGGCGACCCCGCGTGTGGCGGAAGTACCGTTTGACTCAGAACGAAAACTCATGTCGACCCTGCACCAGCTTAGCGATGGCCAAGTGCTGATTGCGACTAAGGGTGCTCCAGATGAGCTGCTCCGGCAGGCGACCCAGATTGATGAAGAAGCTGGTGTCCGTGCCATGACAGACGCGGACCGCAAGCAAATTCTGGCAACTAACCATGAGTTAGCCACCCAAGCGCTCCGTGTGCTGGGGATGGCCTACCGGATTGTGCCAGCCGTACCAGACAAGGTCGATTCGGCGAACGTTGAACACGACATGATTTTCGCCGGCCTGGTTGCCATGATTGACCCAGAACGTCCGGAGGCTAAGGACGCTGTGGCCGAGGCTAAGTCCGCGGGAATCCGCCCTGTGATGATTACGGGGGATCACCGCGATACAGCCCAGGCCATCTCAGAACGGCTGGGGATCATCGAAAAGGGCGACAGCGCCGCGGTTATTTCTGGGCGCGACCTGGACGAGATGGACGACAAGACCTTTGACGAAAAGGTCGGCGATTACTCTGTCTACGCCCGTGTGGCACCAGAACACAAGGTGCGGATTGTGCACGCATGGCAGAGCAAGGGGAAAGTCGTTGCGATGACCGGTGACGGTGTTAACGACGCGCCTGCGCTGAAGGCTGCCGATATTGGGATTGCCATGGGGATTACGGGTACCGAGGTGGCGAAGGGTGCCAGTGCCATGATTTTGGCCGACGACAACTTTAGTACCATCGTGCGGGCGGTCAAGGCCGGCCGGAAGGTGTTCGCCAACATTCAAAAGGCGATTCAGTACCTGCTCTCCGCCAACTTGGGTGAAGTCCTGACGCTCTTTGCCATGACGATGCTCGGCTGGGACATGCTGGCGCCTGTCCACCTGCTCTGGATTAACCTAGTGACAGATACGCTGCCAGCCATTGCCCTAGGGATGGAACACACCGAACCCGGAATTATGAAACAGAAACCACGGGGGCGTAGCAGTAGCTTCCTCTCCGGTGGGGTCGGTTCCGCGATTATTTGGCAAGGAATCCTTGAAGGCGCACTGACGCTGGGGGTTTACTGGTTAGCGATTACCTTCCCAGTGCACACTGCAAACGCAGCAATTCACGCCGATGCGTTGACCATGGCGTACGTTACCTTGGGACTGATCCAGCTGTTCCACGCATTCAACGTGAAGACGCTGCACCAGTCACTGTTCAAGATCAAGCCATTTAGCAACAAGTCCTTCAACTGGGCGATTCTGATTGCTGCCGCTGCACTGGCAGTGACCGTTCTGATTCCAGGCCTCTCAGGTGTTTTCCACGTGACATCACTTGATCTGCTGCAGTGGGGGATGGTCATTGGCGCGGGTATTTTGATGATTTTAATCGTCGAAATCGTGAAGTTCTTTCAACGCCGCGCATAA
- a CDS encoding ABC transporter ATP-binding protein, with product MTDVQLSLKHVSVKVMAGAEVKTLLSDINFDLHQGDFVTVIGTNGAGKSTLFNVIGGDLQATSGTIELAGDRVEKESAEKRARHIARVFQDPKMGTAPRMTVSENLALAMHRGQRLGLRSRALKQKQGEFARIAAQTGNGLEAALDKPTEELSGGQRQALSLLMATMEQPDLLLLDEHTAALDPHTSQAIMTLTDKIVTGNHLSCLMITHQMDDALKYGNRLIVVDAGKIVADYDAAAKAKLTNADLLEYFA from the coding sequence ATGACTGATGTTCAGCTGAGTTTAAAGCACGTCTCCGTCAAAGTCATGGCGGGCGCGGAAGTGAAGACCTTATTATCCGACATCAACTTTGATTTGCATCAGGGTGATTTTGTTACCGTCATCGGGACAAACGGGGCTGGGAAATCCACGCTATTCAACGTGATTGGTGGCGATTTGCAGGCCACATCTGGCACCATTGAGCTTGCCGGTGATCGTGTTGAAAAGGAATCCGCCGAAAAACGTGCGCGGCACATTGCCCGGGTGTTCCAAGACCCTAAGATGGGGACGGCGCCACGGATGACGGTTTCCGAAAACCTGGCGCTCGCTATGCATCGTGGTCAGCGGCTAGGGCTACGAAGCCGCGCGCTCAAACAGAAGCAGGGTGAGTTCGCCCGAATTGCTGCCCAAACCGGGAACGGTCTGGAGGCAGCACTGGACAAGCCGACCGAAGAACTCTCCGGTGGCCAGCGCCAAGCGCTCAGCCTGTTGATGGCGACGATGGAACAGCCGGACTTGCTACTGCTGGATGAACACACGGCCGCGCTTGACCCACATACCAGTCAGGCCATCATGACCTTGACGGATAAAATTGTGACGGGGAATCATTTATCCTGCCTCATGATTACCCACCAAATGGATGACGCCCTGAAGTATGGCAACCGTTTGATTGTGGTGGACGCTGGGAAAATCGTCGCGGATTACGATGCTGCGGCGAAAGCCAAGCTCACGAACGCCGATTTACTCGAATACTTCGCATAG
- a CDS encoding ABC transporter permease, which yields MSLWISAIGQGLLYGILGIGLFLTFRILDFPDMTVEGTFPFGAAVAVAAITHGVSPIIATLLAAVAGMLAGLCTGLLATRGHMPLLIAGILTMTGLYSINLRVMGRANLSLLNQPNLFITSLMKNMPSYASSVLVGVVVITIVVVLLILFLNTELGQGFIAAGDNRAMARSLGINPDNMQILGLVVGNGLIGLSGGLIAQNNGYADVSMGTGVIVIGLAAIIIGEVIFGNLTLSQRLIAVVLGSIIYRFVILIVLALGFSADDLKLVSAVVLALAIIVPQIDERLKLRRTLRNGVKMDD from the coding sequence ATGAGTTTATGGATTTCAGCAATTGGGCAAGGCCTGCTATATGGAATTCTGGGGATTGGGTTGTTTCTCACCTTTCGAATCCTCGATTTCCCAGACATGACCGTTGAAGGGACCTTTCCCTTCGGTGCCGCGGTTGCCGTTGCGGCAATCACACACGGGGTTTCTCCCATTATCGCCACACTGCTTGCAGCGGTTGCGGGGATGCTGGCGGGGCTCTGCACGGGTTTGCTGGCAACACGGGGGCACATGCCACTCCTAATTGCCGGAATCCTGACGATGACGGGTCTGTATTCAATTAACTTGCGGGTGATGGGGCGTGCGAACTTGTCACTGCTTAACCAGCCCAACTTGTTCATTACCAGCCTGATGAAGAACATGCCATCATACGCCTCTAGTGTGTTGGTCGGCGTGGTCGTCATCACCATCGTCGTCGTTCTCTTGATCCTGTTCCTGAACACCGAGCTGGGCCAGGGCTTCATCGCTGCCGGTGATAACCGCGCGATGGCCCGTTCACTTGGCATTAACCCGGACAACATGCAGATTCTCGGCCTCGTTGTCGGGAACGGTCTGATTGGCCTGTCTGGCGGTCTCATTGCGCAGAACAACGGTTATGCCGACGTCTCGATGGGGACTGGGGTCATTGTCATTGGTCTGGCTGCCATCATTATTGGGGAAGTTATCTTTGGTAACTTGACCCTCAGCCAGCGCCTGATTGCAGTTGTCCTTGGGAGCATTATCTACCGCTTTGTCATCCTGATTGTGTTGGCACTGGGCTTTTCCGCCGATGATCTCAAGCTGGTTTCCGCGGTGGTCCTGGCGTTAGCCATCATCGTGCCACAGATTGATGAACGTCTGAAGCTAAGACGCACGTTACGAAACGGGGTGAAGATGGATGACTGA
- the trpX gene encoding tryptophan ABC transporter substrate-binding protein gives MKKMVAFIVAIIVIVAVGIGIGVGTHKSSQPAKQKTPTVGILQLMSHPALDQIHKGIIAGLKEEGYTKGKNVKIDFQNAEADQSNLKSMSERFVNEKADAMVGIATPSAQALANASSKIPVIMGAITDPVSAKLVKSVKKPGGNITGVSDQAPIDAQLKLIRQMMPKAKTLGIISTSSDDSSQTQVKMVSDRVAKYGFTLKKYSISSTNDLNQVASEMVTKVDAIFVPTDNTIASAMPTLASVADAKKIPIFPTVDTMVKDGGLATIGLDQYQLGVETGKMVGKVLDGKDKTATTPVKFMTKGNLVLNEKVAAKLGIKIPANLKAQAEKSGEVIK, from the coding sequence ATGAAAAAAATGGTCGCTTTTATCGTCGCAATTATCGTTATCGTCGCTGTCGGCATCGGCATCGGCGTGGGAACCCACAAGAGTTCCCAGCCAGCTAAGCAGAAGACCCCAACCGTTGGGATCCTGCAGCTGATGAGTCACCCCGCATTGGACCAGATCCACAAGGGGATTATCGCAGGGCTCAAGGAGGAAGGTTACACCAAGGGCAAGAACGTGAAGATTGACTTCCAGAACGCTGAAGCCGATCAGAGCAATCTCAAGTCCATGTCCGAACGCTTCGTCAACGAAAAGGCTGACGCCATGGTCGGAATCGCAACGCCATCTGCTCAGGCTTTGGCTAACGCCAGCTCCAAGATTCCAGTTATCATGGGTGCCATTACCGACCCTGTTTCCGCAAAACTCGTCAAGAGTGTGAAGAAGCCAGGTGGTAACATCACCGGTGTTTCTGACCAGGCCCCAATTGATGCACAGCTCAAGCTCATCCGTCAGATGATGCCTAAAGCCAAGACACTGGGGATTATCTCAACTAGCTCTGATGATTCTTCTCAGACGCAGGTGAAGATGGTCAGTGACCGTGTTGCCAAGTACGGGTTCACATTGAAGAAGTACTCCATCAGCTCCACGAACGATTTGAACCAGGTTGCTAGCGAAATGGTCACTAAGGTAGATGCCATCTTCGTACCAACTGACAACACGATTGCCAGCGCAATGCCAACCCTTGCCAGTGTCGCTGACGCCAAGAAGATTCCAATCTTCCCTACCGTTGACACAATGGTTAAGGACGGCGGCCTGGCAACAATCGGTTTGGACCAGTACCAGCTCGGTGTTGAAACTGGTAAGATGGTGGGTAAAGTTCTTGACGGTAAGGACAAGACCGCAACCACACCAGTTAAGTTCATGACGAAGGGTAACCTGGTTCTGAACGAAAAGGTTGCAGCCAAACTCGGTATCAAGATTCCGGCCAATCTGAAGGCACAAGCAGAGAAGTCGGGGGAGGTTATTAAGTAA
- a CDS encoding nicotinate phosphoribosyltransferase, with product MTTTFPDDSLALHTDLYELNMMYTYWREGIAEKNAVFESYFRSIPYGNGYAVFAGLERVVNYLETLQFSPTDIDFLRETQDWDEGFYDYLRDFKFTCSIRSVVEGDLVFNNEPIFQIEGPLGQCQLVETAILNILNYQILIATKASRIRAAAGNDPLMEFGTRRAQEMDAAIWGTRAAYIGGFDATSNVRAAKIFGIPASGTHAHALIQTYRSDYEGMLAYAKTHRDCVFLVDTYDTLRSGVPSAIRVAREMGDKINFQGVRIDSGDMAYISKRVRQQLDEAGFDQAKIYASNDLDEKTIQNLKMQDAKIDVWGVGTRVITAYDQPALGAVYKLVSIEAEDGKMVDTIKLSSNAEKVSTPGKKQVWRITSDRDGKSEGDYIALDGERPDLDDELYMFHPQYTYINKTIKGFKARPILRQIFDQGTLVYKLPELQEIRAFAAGRLDMLWDEYKRVLNPQDYPVDLSKKLYDHKMNSIKKIHEDVAKSIEPGKKA from the coding sequence ATGACAACAACATTTCCTGATGATAGTCTGGCACTGCATACGGATTTGTATGAACTAAACATGATGTACACGTACTGGCGCGAAGGCATTGCGGAAAAGAACGCCGTGTTCGAAAGTTACTTCCGCAGTATCCCTTACGGCAACGGTTATGCCGTTTTCGCTGGACTCGAACGGGTGGTTAATTACCTCGAAACCCTGCAGTTTTCGCCTACCGACATCGATTTCCTGCGCGAAACGCAGGACTGGGATGAGGGTTTTTACGATTACCTGCGTGATTTCAAGTTCACATGCTCAATCCGCTCCGTCGTCGAAGGTGATTTGGTCTTCAACAACGAACCCATCTTCCAGATTGAAGGACCACTGGGCCAATGCCAGCTGGTTGAAACGGCCATTCTTAATATCCTGAACTACCAAATTTTGATTGCAACCAAGGCTTCCCGCATTCGTGCCGCGGCCGGCAATGATCCATTGATGGAATTTGGGACCCGCCGCGCCCAGGAAATGGACGCTGCGATTTGGGGCACCCGTGCCGCTTACATTGGTGGGTTTGACGCCACCAGTAACGTGCGCGCAGCCAAAATCTTTGGCATCCCAGCCAGTGGTACGCACGCCCACGCTTTGATTCAGACCTACCGGAGCGACTACGAGGGGATGCTGGCCTACGCCAAGACCCACCGCGATTGTGTCTTCCTCGTGGATACCTACGATACCCTGCGTAGCGGTGTGCCGAGCGCCATCCGTGTTGCGCGCGAAATGGGAGATAAGATTAACTTCCAGGGCGTGCGTATTGATAGTGGGGATATGGCTTATATCAGTAAGCGGGTTCGCCAGCAGCTTGACGAAGCCGGTTTTGATCAGGCCAAGATTTACGCATCAAACGATTTGGATGAAAAAACGATTCAGAACCTAAAGATGCAGGACGCTAAGATCGACGTGTGGGGCGTCGGGACGCGTGTGATTACCGCGTACGACCAGCCCGCCTTGGGTGCCGTTTACAAGCTCGTGTCGATTGAGGCCGAGGATGGCAAGATGGTGGATACCATCAAGTTGTCTAGTAATGCTGAAAAGGTGTCGACACCAGGCAAAAAGCAGGTTTGGCGCATCACGTCCGACCGTGACGGTAAGTCAGAAGGGGATTACATTGCCCTGGACGGCGAACGTCCAGATCTTGATGATGAGCTGTACATGTTCCATCCCCAGTACACTTATATCAATAAGACGATTAAGGGCTTTAAGGCACGGCCAATCCTGCGGCAAATCTTTGATCAGGGGACCCTGGTTTACAAGTTGCCGGAACTACAAGAGATCCGCGCATTTGCGGCTGGTCGTTTGGACATGCTTTGGGATGAATACAAGCGGGTCCTGAACCCTCAGGATTACCCAGTGGATCTGTCTAAGAAGCTGTACGATCACAAGATGAACAGCATCAAGAAGATCCATGAAGATGTGGCCAAGTCGATTGAACCAGGCAAAAAGGCATAG